The Microbacterium sp. SORGH_AS_0428 genome contains the following window.
AACCCGCACAAGGTCGAGGAGTTCCGCCACATCGTGCAGGCGACCCGTCCCGACCTCACCGTCATCGGCTACGACGGGCCGGAACCGGTCGAGGACGGCGTGACCTTCGCGGCCAACGCGCTGATCAAGGCCCGCGCGGCAGCCGCCTACACCGGGCTCCCCGCGCTGGCGGACGACTCGGGCATCTGCGTCGACGTGCTCGGGGGAGCGCCGGGCGTGTTCTCGGCCTACTGGGCCGGGCACCGCAAGGATGCCGCAGCCAACCTCGAGCTGCTGCTCGATCAGCTCTCCGACATCGCCGACCCCCACCGCACCGCGCAGTTCGTCTCCACGATCGCCCTCGTCATGCCCGGCGGTGCCGAGCACGTCGTCGAGGGCG
Protein-coding sequences here:
- the rdgB gene encoding RdgB/HAM1 family non-canonical purine NTP pyrophosphatase; amino-acid sequence: MTDRVVLATHNPHKVEEFRHIVQATRPDLTVIGYDGPEPVEDGVTFAANALIKARAAAAYTGLPALADDSGICVDVLGGAPGVFSAYWAGHRKDAAANLELLLDQLSDIADPHRTAQFVSTIALVMPGGAEHVVEGVWPGRLALAAGGAGGFGYDPIFIPDGQSGAERTVGQFSAAEKNAASHRARAFAELGPLLSEL